From the genome of Ananas comosus cultivar F153 linkage group 16, ASM154086v1, whole genome shotgun sequence, one region includes:
- the LOC109722578 gene encoding protein farnesyltransferase subunit beta isoform X2, protein MYLMQRERLDPEFESAVVDFLSRCQDNDGGYGGGPGQMPHLATTYAAVNALVTLGSETALSSINRDSLYKFLLRMKDSSGAFRMHNAGEIDVRACYTAISVASLLNILDNELVKDLGTYIMRCQTYEGGIAGEPYSEAHGGYTFCGLATMILINEADRLDLPNLINWVAFRQGVECGFQGRTNKLVDGCYSFWQGGVLALIQKLSSIVDEQLESSFGNNGRSPAKSACESASSDLVGERPHIGNFLDIGFEFSHRDNEIGPLFHTIGLQHYILLCSQVLEGGFKDKPGKSRDFYHSCYCLSGLSLSQYSCTSDSDSLPPPEDVLGPYSNLLKPTHPLYNVVLDQYYKAREYFHSA, encoded by the exons CAG ATGCCTCATCTTGCAACAACTTATGCTGCAGTAAATGCACTTGTAACTTTAGGAAGTGAGACAGCATTGTCATCGATTAACAG AGATAGTTTATACAAGTTTCTGTTGCGGATGAAAGATTCTTCAGGTGCTTTCAG AATGCATAATGCTGGTGAAATTGATGTTCGTGCTTGCTATACAGCAATCTCG GTTGCAAGCCTTTTAAACATTCTGGACAATGAGCTTGTGAAAGACTTAGGAACTTACATAATGAG ATGTCAAACATATGAGGGTGGCATAGCTGGAGAACCTTATTCTGAAGCTCATGGTGG GTACACATTTTGTGGGCTGGCCACGATGATTTTGATTAATGAGGCAGATAGACTAGACTTGCCTAATCTTATT aATTGGGTTGCTTTTCGTCAGGGGGTGGAATGTGGATTTCAAGGTCGAACTAATAAATTGGTTGACGGTTGCTATTCCTTTTGGCAA GGAGGCGTACTTGCTTTAATCCAAAAATTATCTTCAATTGTTGATGAACAATTGGAATCGTCATTTGGTAATAACGGGCGGTCTCCAGCGAAGAGTGCCTGTGAGAGCGCATCATCTGATTTGGTTGGAGAGAGACCTCACATTG GAAATTTTTTGGATATTGGTTTTGAGTTTTCGCACAGAGACAATGAAATTGGTCCTCTGTTCCATACCATTGGTTTGCAACACTATATACTTCTGTGCTCACAG GTGTTGGAGGGAGGTTTCAAGGACAAGCCCGGCAAGTCCCGAGACTTCTACCACTCGTGTTACTGCCTAAGCGGTCTATCTCTGAGTCAGTATAGCTGTACAAGTGATAGTGATTCACTTCCTCCTCCTGAGGATGTACTCGGCCCTTATTCAAACTTGTTGAAGCCAACGCATCCTCTCTACAATGTCGTGCTCGATCAATACTACAAGGCTCGCGAGTACTTTCATAGTGCTTGA